The following coding sequences are from one Luteolibacter rhizosphaerae window:
- a CDS encoding polyprenyl synthetase family protein — protein MSNSTLPQGRNERFPFELVRPQLERVEASIRDQVRAFDPAVEPYVSYVCNTSGKRIRPALSILAGGALGNVEDGHVKLGVILELVHMATLVHDDIIDGAVTRRMVPTANAKWGAGLSVLLGDALFSHALALATEFNDIGICRKVGIASREVCEGEIIQTQRRFDLTLTKADYFRIIEMKTGALFAAATGIAAAISGADEATEAKLYDYGLKLGTAYQIYDDCLDLVGSEEAVGKTLRTDLEKGKLTLPILNLLDCSSESQRSKLTKRIVEQQPLDLPVLVGIAEYEGAIESAVDTAQAMLGTCRDHLVGLPGGEYVEALEQITRFLGALLEKCRR, from the coding sequence ATGAGCAATTCCACCCTTCCGCAGGGCCGTAACGAGCGGTTCCCATTCGAGCTAGTCAGGCCCCAGTTGGAACGTGTGGAAGCTTCCATCCGCGATCAGGTCCGCGCCTTCGATCCCGCCGTCGAGCCCTACGTCAGCTACGTCTGCAATACCTCGGGCAAGCGCATCCGCCCCGCCCTCTCGATCCTCGCCGGCGGCGCGCTCGGGAATGTCGAGGATGGGCACGTGAAGCTCGGCGTGATCCTCGAGTTGGTCCACATGGCGACCCTCGTCCATGATGATATCATCGATGGTGCGGTGACCCGCCGCATGGTGCCCACCGCGAATGCCAAATGGGGTGCCGGACTCTCGGTGCTCCTCGGCGATGCTCTCTTCTCTCACGCCTTGGCCCTTGCCACGGAGTTCAATGACATCGGCATCTGCCGCAAGGTCGGCATCGCCTCGCGCGAAGTCTGCGAGGGCGAGATCATCCAGACCCAGCGCCGCTTCGATCTCACCCTCACGAAGGCCGATTATTTCCGCATCATCGAGATGAAGACCGGCGCGCTCTTCGCCGCCGCCACCGGCATCGCCGCTGCCATCTCCGGTGCTGACGAAGCCACGGAAGCCAAGCTCTACGACTACGGCTTGAAGCTCGGCACTGCCTATCAGATCTATGATGACTGCCTTGATCTCGTCGGCAGCGAGGAAGCCGTCGGCAAGACGCTCCGCACCGATCTCGAAAAGGGCAAGCTCACCCTACCGATCCTCAACCTCCTCGATTGCTCCAGCGAATCGCAGCGCTCCAAGCTGACCAAGCGCATCGTGGAGCAGCAGCCGCTCGATCTCCCCGTTCTCGTCGGCATCGCCGAATACGAGGGTGCCATCGAGTCCGCTGTCGATACCGCCCAAGCCATGCTTGGCACCTGCCGCGACCACCTCGTCGGCCTCCCCGGCGGCGAATACGTCGAGGCCCTCGAACAGATCACCCGCTTCCTCGGCGCCCTGCTCGAAAAGTGCCGCCGCTGA
- a CDS encoding type II toxin-antitoxin system Phd/YefM family antitoxin, with the protein MRSELVTTLKRRATEIIDGLAEHKEPVLITQHGQPAAYLLGVDEFSRMQKKLELLEGIARGEKAILEGRVVPHADAKKRMARWLE; encoded by the coding sequence GTGAGAAGCGAATTGGTGACCACATTGAAGCGCCGCGCGACCGAGATTATCGATGGACTGGCCGAGCATAAGGAGCCGGTTTTGATTACCCAGCACGGTCAGCCAGCAGCTTATCTGCTGGGTGTGGATGAGTTCTCGCGGATGCAGAAAAAGCTCGAACTGTTGGAAGGGATCGCCCGAGGAGAGAAGGCGATCCTGGAAGGCCGAGTGGTGCCTCACGCGGATGCCAAGAAGCGAATGGCGCGATGGCTCGAGTAA
- a CDS encoding ubiquinone/menaquinone biosynthesis methyltransferase, with protein sequence MGAGTIQDPSYVRDAFARIADRYVTTNHVLSLGTDILWRKKVARIVKGWKPRRILDVATGTGDLALEMQDKCPEAEVTGSDFCAEMLVHATRRGLARTLVADAMALPFKDGEYDVVTVAFGLRNMVNYAGAIKEMRRVLRPGGHLLVLDFSLPENLLRKPYRWYLHNVLPKMAGALTGQKDAYEYLGGSIEEFPMGKAMCELIEAQGFKGAEAEPLSCGVASIYTAEAV encoded by the coding sequence ATGGGTGCCGGAACGATTCAGGATCCTTCGTATGTCCGCGATGCCTTCGCGCGGATCGCGGACCGCTATGTGACCACGAATCACGTGCTGAGCTTGGGCACGGACATTTTGTGGCGGAAGAAGGTGGCGCGGATCGTGAAGGGCTGGAAGCCGCGGAGGATTCTCGATGTGGCCACCGGCACCGGCGATCTGGCGCTGGAGATGCAGGACAAGTGCCCGGAGGCGGAGGTCACGGGGAGCGATTTCTGCGCGGAGATGCTGGTGCATGCCACCCGTCGCGGCTTGGCGCGCACGTTGGTGGCGGATGCGATGGCGCTGCCCTTTAAGGATGGCGAGTATGATGTGGTGACCGTGGCCTTCGGGTTGCGGAACATGGTGAACTACGCAGGCGCGATCAAGGAGATGCGGCGGGTGCTGAGGCCCGGCGGGCATCTGCTGGTGCTGGACTTCTCACTGCCGGAGAATCTGCTGCGGAAGCCGTATCGCTGGTATCTCCACAACGTCCTGCCGAAAATGGCAGGTGCCCTGACGGGACAGAAGGATGCCTATGAGTATCTGGGAGGATCGATCGAAGAGTTCCCGATGGGGAAAGCGATGTGCGAGTTGATCGAGGCTCAGGGGTTTAAAGGTGCTGAGGCGGAGCCGCTGAGCTGCGGGGTGGCGTCGATCTACACGGCGGAGGCGGTTTGA
- a CDS encoding ABC transporter ATP-binding protein, whose amino-acid sequence MASYLRFENVTRRFGSFTAVNNVTLDIEKGETFSLLGPSGCGKTTLLRMAAGFDKPDSGRVLLDGKDITPLPPDQRPVNTVFQSYALFPHLSIRDNIGFGPKIAKWAPDAIKRGVDEMLELVDLKAHADKKPSQLSGGQKQRVAIARALVNKPKVLLLDEPLAALDLKLRQRLLVELDAIHDEVGITFIYVTHDQGEAMSISDRIAVMNKGVIEQVGPPAEIYEAPRSSFVAAFIGDTNFLDGKITECIDSRFSRCEVKGFGTIVIDNDKPVSIGDRIHLSLRPEKLVVSRDRPNTTEIDNAIEGKVEDVIYYGSHTRYWVRCGEWRLCAEMQHRRYQLDESSPKWGDTVWLKWHANDGFLLEQYREEDEGMLTLPDAD is encoded by the coding sequence ATGGCTTCTTATCTGCGCTTCGAGAATGTCACACGGCGCTTCGGCTCCTTTACCGCCGTCAACAACGTCACGCTCGATATCGAAAAGGGCGAGACTTTCTCCCTGCTAGGCCCCTCAGGCTGCGGGAAAACCACCCTGCTCCGCATGGCCGCGGGCTTCGACAAGCCGGACAGCGGCCGCGTCCTCCTCGATGGCAAGGACATCACCCCTTTGCCGCCGGACCAGCGCCCGGTGAACACCGTCTTCCAGAGCTACGCCCTCTTCCCCCACCTCTCCATCCGCGACAACATCGGCTTCGGCCCGAAGATTGCGAAATGGGCTCCGGACGCAATCAAGCGTGGCGTCGATGAGATGCTCGAGCTCGTCGACCTGAAGGCCCACGCCGACAAGAAGCCCTCCCAACTCTCCGGCGGCCAGAAGCAACGCGTCGCCATCGCACGCGCTCTCGTCAACAAGCCCAAGGTTCTGCTCCTCGACGAACCCCTCGCCGCCCTCGACCTGAAGCTCCGCCAGCGCCTCCTCGTCGAACTCGATGCCATCCACGACGAGGTCGGCATCACCTTCATCTATGTCACCCACGACCAGGGCGAGGCCATGTCGATTTCCGATCGCATCGCCGTGATGAACAAGGGCGTGATCGAACAGGTCGGACCTCCCGCCGAGATCTACGAGGCCCCGCGCAGCTCCTTCGTCGCCGCCTTCATCGGCGATACCAATTTCCTCGATGGCAAGATCACCGAGTGCATCGACAGCCGCTTCTCCCGCTGCGAGGTGAAGGGCTTCGGCACCATCGTCATCGACAACGACAAGCCCGTTAGCATTGGCGACCGCATCCACCTCTCGCTCCGACCCGAGAAACTCGTCGTCTCACGCGACCGGCCGAATACCACCGAGATCGACAACGCCATCGAGGGCAAGGTCGAGGACGTCATCTACTACGGCTCCCATACCCGCTACTGGGTTCGCTGCGGCGAATGGCGACTCTGCGCCGAAATGCAGCACCGCCGCTATCAACTCGACGAGAGCTCTCCCAAATGGGGCGACACCGTCTGGCTCAAATGGCACGCCAACGACGGCTTCCTCCTCGAACAATACCGCGAGGAAGACGAAGGCATGCTCACACTCCCCGACGCCGACTGA
- a CDS encoding type II toxin-antitoxin system RelE/ParE family toxin has protein sequence MARVIWTDPALSDLDGIADYISLDDPSAAKRLVRRVFARVDQLESFPELGACPQELRGTVYRHLVLPPLRIFYRVSGDLVFILYIMRTERLFRFEDLEGRESAK, from the coding sequence ATGGCTCGAGTAATTTGGACCGATCCCGCGCTGAGCGACCTCGACGGGATTGCAGATTATATTTCGCTGGATGATCCCTCGGCTGCAAAGCGGCTGGTGCGGAGGGTCTTTGCCCGGGTTGATCAACTTGAGTCGTTTCCCGAATTGGGGGCGTGTCCGCAGGAATTGAGAGGGACGGTTTATCGTCATCTCGTGCTTCCTCCGCTTCGAATTTTTTACCGGGTCTCCGGGGACTTGGTATTCATCCTCTACATTATGCGCACCGAAAGACTCTTCAGGTTTGAAGATCTTGAGGGGCGTGAGTCGGCTAAATAA
- a CDS encoding 3-keto-disaccharide hydrolase, which yields MRALRWTAMAGCLAAGGMAVAAEGPGIDPGTPQIPGTPWKVHDGSRPQPPVVENAGAVVVKAPADAKVLFDGRSLDAWTTDGKPATWPVKDGIFTAAPGTLVSKDKFGPVQVHIEWRVPPGRPVKGQGGGNSGIFLMGLYEVQILQSHENPTYADGTAGALYGQSPPLVNAIRPQGEWQSYDILFTPPKTEGGKVVEPAVATVLVNGVVVQNARKLIGPTQYRQLAKYPENHPETGPIQLQFHGDPIDFRNVWVRSIASHEEAK from the coding sequence ATGCGAGCACTCCGATGGACGGCGATGGCCGGCTGCCTGGCAGCCGGGGGGATGGCAGTAGCAGCCGAGGGCCCGGGAATCGATCCCGGCACCCCGCAGATCCCGGGCACGCCGTGGAAGGTGCACGACGGCAGCCGCCCGCAGCCTCCGGTGGTGGAAAACGCCGGAGCAGTGGTGGTGAAGGCCCCGGCTGACGCCAAGGTGCTTTTCGACGGCAGATCGCTCGACGCTTGGACGACCGATGGCAAGCCTGCCACTTGGCCGGTGAAGGACGGCATTTTCACCGCCGCGCCGGGAACACTGGTTTCCAAGGACAAGTTCGGCCCCGTGCAGGTCCACATCGAGTGGCGCGTGCCGCCGGGCCGCCCGGTGAAGGGCCAAGGCGGTGGCAACAGCGGAATCTTCCTGATGGGCCTGTACGAGGTGCAAATCCTGCAGAGCCACGAGAACCCGACTTATGCGGACGGCACCGCGGGAGCCCTTTATGGGCAGAGCCCCCCGCTGGTGAATGCCATCCGCCCGCAGGGTGAGTGGCAGAGCTACGACATCCTCTTCACCCCGCCGAAGACCGAAGGCGGCAAGGTGGTGGAGCCTGCCGTGGCGACGGTGCTGGTGAACGGCGTGGTGGTGCAGAATGCCCGCAAGTTGATCGGGCCGACGCAGTACCGCCAGCTGGCGAAGTATCCTGAGAATCACCCCGAGACCGGGCCGATCCAGCTCCAGTTCCACGGGGATCCGATCGACTTCCGCAACGTGTGGGTGCGGTCGATCGCAAGCCACGAGGAAGCGAAGTAA
- a CDS encoding GNAT family N-acetyltransferase, with protein sequence MIDMLVRLYDLPDSGEIYAKVAAQGITLRRARAFEKHTVAEFARANFSAKWVSEVEVAITRQPVACFIATKDKVILGFACYDTTMKGFFGPTGVSEAARGTGIGKALLFKSLEALRDTGYAYAFIGGVGPKEFYAKACGAIEIPGSDPGIYADILP encoded by the coding sequence ATGATCGACATGCTGGTGCGGCTCTACGACCTTCCCGACAGCGGGGAGATCTATGCCAAGGTGGCGGCGCAGGGAATCACGCTGCGCCGTGCCCGGGCCTTTGAGAAGCACACGGTGGCGGAATTCGCCCGGGCGAACTTCTCGGCCAAGTGGGTGAGCGAGGTGGAGGTGGCGATCACCCGTCAGCCGGTGGCCTGCTTCATCGCCACGAAGGACAAGGTGATCTTGGGCTTCGCTTGCTACGATACGACGATGAAAGGCTTTTTCGGCCCGACCGGGGTTTCCGAAGCTGCCCGCGGCACGGGGATCGGGAAGGCACTGCTATTCAAGTCGCTGGAAGCGCTGCGCGACACCGGCTACGCCTACGCCTTCATCGGCGGAGTGGGGCCGAAGGAGTTTTATGCGAAAGCCTGCGGGGCAATCGAGATTCCGGGTAGCGATCCGGGGATCTACGCCGACATTCTGCCCTGA